Part of the Salinigranum rubrum genome is shown below.
CGAGGATGGGGCAGAACGGGCGACTCGGCTTGCCTCTCCAATGGACCAACGCTTCCCAGGGGCGTACGGTGACGGCTGATACCGACGTGCCTCTCACCGCTACTTCGACTCGCACGTTCGCTAATCGAGAACCGCACGAGGCGTATCGCCTCCGTTCTGCTGTTCGTCCGGATTCCACCTTTTCCGGTTGCAGTCGTGCATTTTGCGCGTCCTCTCCGAGAGACGTTACAGCCGTAAGTTCGTAATGGAACTGCCGGGATTCGAGGATAACACGTTACAAAAATATCGATGTAATATTTTGGGACGAGGTGCTTCGTCACAGCCGGGCAGATACTTCAGGAACGTCCGTGTTAGTTCGTTCTCTATTTGCGAACACATCCCGTCTCCGGGCTTCGTGACGTCGCGGATCGTGCAGGTATTTCATGATTGTTCGACAAATATGGGGCCGAGAACGGGTTCTGTTCGGAGTGAGCGAACGGTGGGAGTCACCCCCTCAGTCCGTCACGGACGCTTGCAGCTGGTTCTCGATTCGGTTTTTCGCGCTGATGACCAGTCCGGGGTTGTTCTGTCGGAGCTGTTTCCCCGAGAGCGTGTCCGTCGTCCCGGTGATGAAGATCGCCCCGAGTACCTCGCCTTCTCCCCCGTTGATCGCAGCTCCGATGCCGCGTACGTCGTCGTCGTACTCCCGATTCTCGTAGGCGAGCCCGTGACTTCTGACGTCCTGTAGCTCCTCGCGCAACGTCTCTTCGTCGGTGATCGTGCTGCTCGTGAACTGCTCGCGGTCGCCCGTCTCGAAGAATCGGTCGAGTGCAGTCTGTGAGAGTGCGGCGAGAATGGCCTTCCCCGGCCCGGTTGCGTGGAGCGGGACCCGATCTCCCTCGGTGAGCCGCGGCTCGGTATCGTCACGCCCGACACGACTGTAGACGCACATCCCCTCGTTCCGCTCGTGAACGATGATCCCCGCATCCAGTCCGGACATCGTCGCCATCTGGTCGATCTCCGTGCGCGCAACGACGTAGAGCGGGGATCGGTTGCGGACCCGTGCTCCGACCTGAAAGAACTGGAGGCTCAACCGGGACCCGTCCTCGTCTCGAACCACGTAACCGAGCTGTTCAAGCGTGGTGAGGTGACTGTGAACGGCGCTCTTCGAGAGGTTGAGACGGTCCGCGAGTTCTGAGACTCCCGCCGTCTCCAACCTGATGAGCGCGTCGACGACCCGGAACGTCGTTGCAGTCGCCTTCACCGGGGGGGCTGCATCGGGTGTCATACGCACACATTCGTCCCCAGTCATATACCTGTTCGGAAATAGAGAACGAACTCGTCCCGTGTGAGCGCTGGCAGCACCCGAGTCCCGCTCTCAGCAGCACAGGGCGACTGGCTCCGACGTGCCACCGGCTCTCTCGTGTGTTGGTAGCGTCTTGATGGGGTGTCCCGTACAGTTCTCCGATGGCGAACGCGACCGCCGTCCCTGCGTCACCACTCCGCGATACTGCCGTCGTCTTGGTACCAGAGGGGGTTCTCCCAGTCGAGTTCCGGCGCTTCACGCTGGCGGACGACCGATTCGTCGATGTCGACGCCGAGTCCGGGGCCGTCCGGGGCGTTGATGTACCCATCCTCGAATCCGAACGCGTCGGGGTCTCTCAGGTACGTCAGCATGATGTTGTTCTCGGGGCTGTGGACGTCGAGGTCCTGGCCCTGAACGATCGCGTTCGGCGTCGTGATGTCGAGCTGCACACAGGCCGCGAGCGCGATTGGTCCGAGTGGACAGTGAAACGCCGCCGAGATGTCCTTCGTCTCAGCGGCGCTGGCGATCCGTCGAGTCTCCGAAATGCCCCCCGCATGGGACGGATTCGGCTGGATGACGTCGACGAGCCCGTCCTCGAACACGTCCTCGAAGTCCCACCGCGAGTAGAGCCGCTCGCCGGACGCGAGCGGCGTCTGTGAGTGCTGTTTGATGTCCCTGAACGCGTCCCACTGCTCCGCGAGCACTGGTTCTTCGATGAACATCGGGCCGAACTCGTCGAGTTCAGCTGCCAGCCGCGGTGCCATCGCCTTGGTCACGCGACCCCGGAAATCGACGACGAGATCGACGTCTTCGCCGACTGTCTCGCGAAACGCGGCGACCTGTTCGCGGGCCTCACGGACGACGGACGGGTGGTCGATTCGGCGAACCGACGAGACCGCCGAGAGCTTGAGCGCCCGGTACCCGTGGTCGACCGCGCGCTCTGCGGCCGCCGCGAGTTCGGCGGGCGTTTCCCCCTCGATCCACTGATACGCGAGGACCCGGTCACGGGCACGCCCCCCGAGCAGTTCGTACACCGGTGCGTCGTAGTGTTTCCCCTTGATGTCCCACAGCGCCTGGTCGATTCCGCTCATCGCGCTCATCAGTACCGGCCCCCGCGAAAGTACCTCCCTCGGTACAGCGCCTGCCAATGTCGCTCGATGTCCCGTGGGTCCCTCCCGATGAGGTAGTTGTCCAGCATCGCCTTCGCCGCTCCGATGGTCGCCTTCGCGTGATTCTCCACGGCCGGCTCACCCCACCCTACGAGTCCCGTATCGGTCACGAGTTTCAGGAACACCCAGCGGGGCGGGACGACGAACAGGTCGTAATCCGTGATTTGCATGGATACCTCTGTGACCCGGCGGCTGATGTAAGTATGGGCTGTGTGACGACGCTCGACGTCACCGACGTACGAGCGGAGAACTTGAGACTGGTAGAGTAGGTGCGCTCTGGGTTCGTTCACGCCGTCGCGTGCATGTTCGAGAGGGCCTGCTCCCTGCGGTCCCACAACTCGAACATGGTCTGCGACATCTGATGATACACGTCGTACCACTTGTCGTACTGCGCCGCGTTGGCCTCGTTCGGCCGGTAGCTCCGCTGAATCGACGTCGTTCGATCGGCGGCGTCGGCGATGTCGTCGTATCGGTCGAGGGCGATCCCCGTGAGGAGCGCGACGCCTTTCGCCCCGAATTCGCTCCCCCGCGGGACGGCAATCGGCGTCTGGAGGCAGTCGCTGAACATCTGACACCAGAGTTCGGATCGCGCGCCCCCGCCGCTCATGTAGATCCGTTCGGACTCGACCGGAATGTGCTCGAAGCAGTCGCGCATCGCGAGTGCGACCCCTTCGTAGACGGCACGGACGAGGTGTGCCTGGGTGTGTTCGGGATTCAGCCCCGTGAACTGTGCCCGGGCGGTCGTCTTGAGGAACGGCGCGCGCTCGCCCGACGAACTCAGGTAGGGGTGGTACATCACGCCGTCCGAGCCGATTCCGATGTCTTCGATCTGCTGTTCGATGGCGCCGTAGTCGTCGGTGCCCGCCACCTCTTCGAGGATCCAGTCGAGGTTCGGCGTGCCCGCCATCGAGGCCATCGAGCGGGTGTAAAAGCCCTCGACCCCGGTCGGGAACGTGAACCCGACGCCGTGGGGTGCGGTCTGTGGTCCGTCGAGGAGTGTCTGATTGAGCGAGGTGGTGCCGACGACGGACGAGCTATCCCCCACGTGAGCGGCTCCGCTTCCGAACGCGGAGGCCACGACGTCGAGCATCCCCGACGTGACGGGCGTCCCCGTCGGAAGCCCCGTCTCCTCGGCCGCCTGCTCCGTTACGCGGCCGATTATCTCCGTCCCGGGGACCAGGCGGGGGAACCGCTCTTCGATGCCCGGGAAGCCGACGAGTTCCCCGACCTCCGACGAGTACTCGACCGACTCGACGTCGAGCATCGGGAGCGCCGCGTCCGTCGGATCGATCGTCAGTTCATCGGTCAGCTGGTACTTGATCCAGTCCTTGCAGTGGAGGAGCGTCTCGGTCTCCTCGACGGTCTCCGGTTCGTGTTTCTGTAACCACCGGAAGATGGCGAGATTCGCTCCGGGGAACAGCCCGTTGCCACAGATGTCGTACACGTCGGAGCTCACGCCCGAGTTCTCCCACTCTTGAACGATCGACGACGCCCGTCCGTCGGACCACAGAATCGCGTTCCGAACCGGTTCGTTGTCCGCGTCGAGCATCCAGCAGCCGTCCCCCTGTGCGGTCACGCCGACGCCGATGATCTCGTCGTCGGCCCGGAGGTCGTCGACGACGTCTCGAATCGTCGCGGCGGTCCGGCGCCAGGTGTCGTTCATGTCCTGCTCGACCCAGCCCGGTTCGGGGTTCATCAGGTCGTTCTTCCGCGCGCTCCGGACGGCTTCGGTCCCGTCAATCGAGAGCGCGACCGTCTTGATGTTGCTCGTGCCGGCGTCTATGCCGATGAGGATCTCTCCCATGCGTCCTCAATGTTCGATAATGCACTATAAACGTTGTCATGACATCTCTTCGCATGCATACACAGTATTGGACGCTCGGAGACGTCCGTCCCCTTTTCCAGTAATTATATATACTATCATTACAGACGTTTCGATGTCTCGTGGTGGAGTACCATGGGTCACACCACCCGCCAGGGGTGCTCCCTGGGCGAGTGGCGACGCTCGCCGGTGGTCACTGACGGCCCGTGGGACCTCCCCCGTGGCGGATACATATGGCAGGAAAGAAACCTACCCGAACGCGCCGCCGGTTCCTCCAAGCAGTGGGAGCGGCGTCGGCGATCGGACTGGCAGGCTGTACTGGCGGCGGTGGAGACAGCGGCAACCTCAACGTCGACGAGGGTTCCGGTTCCGGTTCCAGTGGCGGGAGTAGCGGCGGTTCGTCCGAAACGACTTCCGCCAGCACCACCACCAGCGACCTCCCGACGATGGAGCAGGGCGTCGAACAATGGGGACAGCGTCTCAACAGCTACGCACAGGAGGCCGGCATCGACTGGCGACAGTTCGAGGGCACCGAACTCCTCATGGGGATGAACGAGCATCCGTTCACCCAGACGATGAAGCCCTTGCTCCCGTACTTCGAGGAACTGACCGGTATCTCGGTGACGTTCAACACGTTCCCCGAGGACCAACTCTGGCAGAAACTCACCCTCGATTTCAACTCACAGAACGGCAAGTACGACGGGATGTTCCTCGGACTGTGGCCGAGCGCCCGGTACCACAACGCGAACTGGGTGAAAGACCTCAACCAGTACATCGAGGACTCCTCGTTGACCGACCAGGAGTGGCTCCACATGGAGGACTTCCCACAGAGCGCCATCGACGCACTGACCTACGGCGACGGTGCCCTCGTGGCGCTTCCGTTCGGCATCGAGGCCTACGGCTGTGTCGCCATCGACCAGCCGACGTTCGAGACGCTCGGCCTCTCGGAGCCGACGACGTTTCCCGAACTTCGCGACGCGGCGAAGGCGATCCACGAGTCCGACGAGGTCGACCGCGCGGGTATCTGCTCGCGGGCGAGTTCGACCCCGCTGTCGACGGCGAACTGGGCGACCACGTTCAAGTCCTACGGTGCCGACTGGATCGACCGCGAGGCGAAGGAGGCCACGCTCAACTCCGACGCCGGCATCGCCTCGCTCGAGATGTTCGCCGATATGATGGGCAACTACGGCCCAGGAGACATCGGCACGTACGACTGGTACAAATCCAATCAGGCGTTCGGAAACGGACAGGTCGGTATCGCGTACCACACGCCCGCTGCGGCCGGTGTGTTCACCACCGAACAGTACGACCGCACGAAGTTCCTCCCGCCGCTCGAAGGTCCCGACGGTGACGTCGTGGCCTCGACGTGGGAGTGGGCGCTCGGCATCAGCCAGTTCTCGGAGAACCCCAAAGCGACGTGGTTGTTCCTCCAATGGGCGCTGTCGCGTCCCGCGAACCTCATGCAGTCGAGCCGCCAGTGGCAGGGCCACGCCCCGTACGGCCACGCGCGGAGCGGGTGGATCTTCGATCAGGACGCTTACCAGCAGACCGGCCAGAGCGAGTCGTGGATCAACGCGCACAACACGGGGATGGAGGCCGTCCCATCCAGTCCGCCACCGGTGCCGCTGGACACGCCACAGAACATGGACATGATGAGCGAGGCGGCCATCGCGATGAACGCCGCCGTCACCGGGACGAAGTCCGCGGAGAAGGCGTTGAACGACGCCGCCCCGAAAATCACCGAGTTCGCGAAACAGATCCCGGACGCGTATCTGTGACGATAAATAACAGTGAGATGCTATGATTGGGTTCAGCGCGGTGGTGAACAAGACCAGACAGGGGCCGCTCCTGAACAGCCTCGACATCGACGACTCGACGCTCCGATGGCTGTTCCTCCTGCCCTCGGTGGCGATACTCGCGTTCCTGTCCATCTATCCGTTCCTCCAGGGCATCTGGATGAGTCTCCACCAGTGGTCGCTCGCCGGCCAGGGGACGCAGTTCGTCGGCCTGACGAACTACGCCACGCTCCTCGGCGAGAGCCGGTTCCACGGCGCGCTCGTGAACACCGCCGTCTTCACCGGCGTCTCGGTGACGGTCGAACTGATCCTCGGCGTCGGTCTCGCCATCTACCTCCGGTCGCTCTCACGGCGATGGCGGCCCGTCTTCCGGACGATCTTCATCGTCCCGATGATCGTGACGCCCATCGCGACCGGCCTGATGTGGCGGCTGATGCTCAACGGACAGATCGGCGTCATGAACTACCTGCTGTACCTCGCCGGCCTCCCCATCCCCGAGTGGACATCGAGCCCGTTCATGGCGATGTTCACCATCATCATGATCGACGTCTGGCAGTGGACGCCGCTCGTGATCATGATCGCCTTCGCTGGCTTGCTGTCGATTCCGGACACGCTGTACGAGGCGGCCCGCGTCGACGGTGCCCCGCGGTGGGCCATCTTTCGGCACATCACGCTGCCGGGCATCAAGTACATGATCGCCATCGCGGCCGTCTTCCGGCTGATGCGGAGCTTCCGGAGTTTCGACATCATCTGGCTCGTCACGCAAGGTGGTCCGGGAACCTCGACGGAGGTCCTCAACATCTACCTCTACCGCGTCGCGTTCGTCAACCTCCAGGGGGGAAAGCCGCCGCGCTCGGCCTCGTCCTCCTGGTCATCACCATCGCGACCACGATGGGCATCCTGAAATCGATCGGTGAAGCATAATCATGAGTACGCAGACACAGACCCCGAACCCAGCCCTGCTCGGCAAGAAAGCCGTCAAGTACGGCTTCGGTATCGTCGTGAGCATCTGGATGCTCTTTCCCATCTTCTGGATGGCGACGACCGGGTTCAAGCGGAACGAGTCGATCATGAACCTCCCGCCGGACTGGCTGTTGTTCGACGTCACGCTGGTTCACTACCGGGACCTGTTCACGGAGTTCGGCTTCCACCAGTTCCTGTTCAACAGCTTCCTCGTCGCGACGGGGGCAGTGCTCATCAGCGTCGTCATCGGCGTCCCGGCGGCGTACAGCCTCTCGCGGATGGACGTCCCGCGGGAACAGGACATCAGCTTCTGGATCCTCTCGACGCGGATGATCCCGCCGCTCGCGGTGTTAGTCCCGCTGTTCATCTTCTTCACGACGGTGGGGCTGACCGACAGTCTCCTCGGACTCATGATCACGCACTTTCTGATCACGCTCCCGATGATCATCTGGATCGTGAAGGGGTTCATCGACGAACTCCCCCAGTCGCTCGAGGAGTCGGCGATGGTCGACGGCTGTAACCGCATCCAGGCGTTCCGCGAGGTGGTGGTGCCGCTCGTGATGCCGGGCATCGCGGCCGCGGCGTTCATCGGGTTCATCTTCTCGTGGAACAACTTCCTGCTCGCGCTGGTGCTGACCGGCGGTGGCACCCGGACCGCGCCGCTGGTCATCCAGTCGTCGATGGGGTACCTCTCCATCGACTGGGGGATGCTCGGGGCCGCGGGGACGCTAACCATCCTCCCGCCGGTCGTCCTCAGTCTGCTCATCAAGGACCACCTCGTCGAAGGCATGACCATGGGGGCGGTCAAGGAGTAGATCAGCCGTGCGTGTGGGAGGCAACTGCTCCCTACCACAACATTGACACCGACCGACACCAGACACGCAGACGGAGACCACAATCGAACGAACACACAGTATGAAGACGCTCATCACGGCAAACATCGACGACGGACAGTTGCATCGACTCACGAACGACCTCGGACTCGACATCGACTATCACCCGATCGCCGAACGCGACGGACGGTACTCCACTGAGCGGATGAAAGAACTCCTCGACGGGGTCGAGATACTCGTCGTCGGGTTCGAGGGGGTGTCCGCCGAGGTGATGGACGCCGCCTCTGACCTCCGGCTCATCGCGTGTCCGCGCGGCGGGCCCGACGCCAACGTCGACATCGCCGCGGCGACGGAGCGCGACATCCCCGTCCTGTACGCTCCGGGTCGAAACGCGGTCAGCGTCGCCGACTTCACGCTCGGCCTCATCCTCGGGGTCGCGCGACACATCCCTGCTGGTCATCACAAGCTCCACGTCGGTGAGTACACCGGCAGGCCGAAAGCAGACTCGGCGGGCGGCGGCGAGCGCGAGGACGTCACCTGGGGTATCGCGAAAGGTTCGCCCTACGTCGAGCTGAAGGGTCCCGAACTCGAGGGCGAAACGGTCGGCGTCGTCGGACTCGGTGCCATCGGCCAGCTCGTCGCCGAACGCGCGGCCGGATTCGGCGTCGACCTCGTCGGGTTCGACCCGTTCGTCGACGCGGAGCAGATGGCAGAGTACGGCGTCGAGAAGGTCGACCTCGAGACGCTCTGTGAGCGCTCGCGGTTCGTGACGGTCCACTGCCCGGTGACCGACGCGACGCGGGGGCTCATCGGCGAGGACGAGTTCAGCCTGATGTCGGAGTCGACGTACTTCGTCAATACGGCCCGTGGAGCCATCATCGACCAGGACGCGCTCCTCGCGGCGCTGCAGGCGGGCGAACTGGCCGGGGCGGCGCTCGACGTCTACGACGAAGAGCCGCTCCCCGAGGACCACGCGCTCCTCGACCTCGACAACGTCGTGACGACGCCACACCTCGCCGGTGCGGCGACGGGTGTCGTCTCCCGCCACTCGAAGATGGTGACCGACGACATCGCCGCCTTCCTCGACGACCGCGAGCCGACGCACGTCGCGAACGAGTCCGTCCTCCAGACGGCCCAACAGGTGGGTGGCGACTGATGGGGCGCGTCTCGTTCGACGACGTGAAGAAGGTGTACGGGTCGTCCGAAGGGGACATCGTTGCCGTGGAGGACCTCTCGCTCGACGTCAGTGACGGCGAGTTCCTCGTCCTCGTCGGCCCGTCCGGTTGTGGCAAATCCACGACGCTCCGGATGGTCGCCGGGCTCGAAGACATCACCGACGGGCGCATCTCCATCGGTGACCACGTGGTGAACGGCACCGAACCGCGCGAGCGCGACATCGCGATGGTGTTCCAGAACTACGCGCTCTACCC
Proteins encoded:
- a CDS encoding IclR family transcriptional regulator encodes the protein MTPDAAPPVKATATTFRVVDALIRLETAGVSELADRLNLSKSAVHSHLTTLEQLGYVVRDEDGSRLSLQFFQVGARVRNRSPLYVVARTEIDQMATMSGLDAGIIVHERNEGMCVYSRVGRDDTEPRLTEGDRVPLHATGPGKAILAALSQTALDRFFETGDREQFTSSTITDEETLREELQDVRSHGLAYENREYDDDVRGIGAAINGGEGEVLGAIFITGTTDTLSGKQLRQNNPGLVISAKNRIENQLQASVTD
- a CDS encoding FGGY-family carbohydrate kinase → MGEILIGIDAGTSNIKTVALSIDGTEAVRSARKNDLMNPEPGWVEQDMNDTWRRTAATIRDVVDDLRADDEIIGVGVTAQGDGCWMLDADNEPVRNAILWSDGRASSIVQEWENSGVSSDVYDICGNGLFPGANLAIFRWLQKHEPETVEETETLLHCKDWIKYQLTDELTIDPTDAALPMLDVESVEYSSEVGELVGFPGIEERFPRLVPGTEIIGRVTEQAAEETGLPTGTPVTSGMLDVVASAFGSGAAHVGDSSSVVGTTSLNQTLLDGPQTAPHGVGFTFPTGVEGFYTRSMASMAGTPNLDWILEEVAGTDDYGAIEQQIEDIGIGSDGVMYHPYLSSSGERAPFLKTTARAQFTGLNPEHTQAHLVRAVYEGVALAMRDCFEHIPVESERIYMSGGGARSELWCQMFSDCLQTPIAVPRGSEFGAKGVALLTGIALDRYDDIADAADRTTSIQRSYRPNEANAAQYDKWYDVYHQMSQTMFELWDRREQALSNMHATA
- a CDS encoding ABC transporter substrate-binding protein, which gives rise to MAGKKPTRTRRRFLQAVGAASAIGLAGCTGGGGDSGNLNVDEGSGSGSSGGSSGGSSETTSASTTTSDLPTMEQGVEQWGQRLNSYAQEAGIDWRQFEGTELLMGMNEHPFTQTMKPLLPYFEELTGISVTFNTFPEDQLWQKLTLDFNSQNGKYDGMFLGLWPSARYHNANWVKDLNQYIEDSSLTDQEWLHMEDFPQSAIDALTYGDGALVALPFGIEAYGCVAIDQPTFETLGLSEPTTFPELRDAAKAIHESDEVDRAGICSRASSTPLSTANWATTFKSYGADWIDREAKEATLNSDAGIASLEMFADMMGNYGPGDIGTYDWYKSNQAFGNGQVGIAYHTPAAAGVFTTEQYDRTKFLPPLEGPDGDVVASTWEWALGISQFSENPKATWLFLQWALSRPANLMQSSRQWQGHAPYGHARSGWIFDQDAYQQTGQSESWINAHNTGMEAVPSSPPPVPLDTPQNMDMMSEAAIAMNAAVTGTKSAEKALNDAAPKITEFAKQIPDAYL
- a CDS encoding carbohydrate ABC transporter permease, with product MIGFSAVVNKTRQGPLLNSLDIDDSTLRWLFLLPSVAILAFLSIYPFLQGIWMSLHQWSLAGQGTQFVGLTNYATLLGESRFHGALVNTAVFTGVSVTVELILGVGLAIYLRSLSRRWRPVFRTIFIVPMIVTPIATGLMWRLMLNGQIGVMNYLLYLAGLPIPEWTSSPFMAMFTIIMIDVWQWTPLVIMIAFAGLLSIPDTLYEAARVDGAPRWAIFRHITLPGIKYMIAIAAVFRLMRSFRSFDIIWLVTQGGPGTSTEVLNIYLYRVAFVNLQGGKPPRSASSSWSSPSRPRWAS
- a CDS encoding carbohydrate ABC transporter permease, with product MSTQTQTPNPALLGKKAVKYGFGIVVSIWMLFPIFWMATTGFKRNESIMNLPPDWLLFDVTLVHYRDLFTEFGFHQFLFNSFLVATGAVLISVVIGVPAAYSLSRMDVPREQDISFWILSTRMIPPLAVLVPLFIFFTTVGLTDSLLGLMITHFLITLPMIIWIVKGFIDELPQSLEESAMVDGCNRIQAFREVVVPLVMPGIAAAAFIGFIFSWNNFLLALVLTGGGTRTAPLVIQSSMGYLSIDWGMLGAAGTLTILPPVVLSLLIKDHLVEGMTMGAVKE
- a CDS encoding 2-hydroxyacid dehydrogenase, with the protein product MKTLITANIDDGQLHRLTNDLGLDIDYHPIAERDGRYSTERMKELLDGVEILVVGFEGVSAEVMDAASDLRLIACPRGGPDANVDIAAATERDIPVLYAPGRNAVSVADFTLGLILGVARHIPAGHHKLHVGEYTGRPKADSAGGGEREDVTWGIAKGSPYVELKGPELEGETVGVVGLGAIGQLVAERAAGFGVDLVGFDPFVDAEQMAEYGVEKVDLETLCERSRFVTVHCPVTDATRGLIGEDEFSLMSESTYFVNTARGAIIDQDALLAALQAGELAGAALDVYDEEPLPEDHALLDLDNVVTTPHLAGAATGVVSRHSKMVTDDIAAFLDDREPTHVANESVLQTAQQVGGD